In Anas platyrhynchos isolate ZD024472 breed Pekin duck chromosome 15, IASCAAS_PekinDuck_T2T, whole genome shotgun sequence, the DNA window CAGAAGCTTGCTCTGTTGACTTAGCTTTTAGCTATTTTCATTTTGAGTCTTAGAATTTGAAGTCACACCAACATCTCGGGTAAAACAGTGGCACAGGAATCACAGCTTTGGAATTGAATAAATTTTCTCCTCTGTCTCATCCTTACAAAGCTTCTCTGCAAGGTACTTACATCTGAACAAACTATGGAAAGTAATTCTGCAGGAGGAAATAATTGTTTTCATGTGCAAAACAATTCGGTTTCATCCAGGACAACCAAAAAGAAATCATACAATACCATTTAAGCAATGTCCCCAATTCCTTCACTTTTCTCAAGGTGAGCCACAGCTTCCACTGAGAGCTTCCTGCTAAGGCAGAACTTGTATTTCTTTACCTTTCAGTTAAGTGTTCATACGGAGGCATCTTCTGCTAGAAGTTCACTTTTTAAACAGgtttttaaaatgtgcaatGCAAATTCTAGTGCCAGTCAGACACACTGCACCCACTGGACTCTACAGGGCTCAAGCTTGATTTAAGACAAACTAACCAGGTACACCTACCAGTTGCAAGTCCTCAGCAAATCAAGCTCATTCTTAATTACACTTTGATTCtcctatttaaaaaacaaaacaaaacaaaacaaaacaaacaaaaaaaaggtcaCTGACCCTATCACAATATGTGTTACAAATCTAGCAGAATATCCTGTGTATCCAAAGCCAAATGCTGAACTTGGCTGCATTTCGTTTCATGGGGGATGGAAGAAGAGGGAAGGGCTTATTGTAACAAAGAGGAAAGAGAGTTGGAAACCACCAACAAAAGCCCCTACCCCCACCCTCATCCACCAACAGTGGAAGGGAAACAACCCATCTCTAAGTTGTCTAGAGTTCTGATGCTTCAGACAGCTTAGCAGGAAGTTCGCAGCAAGCTTCTTCTAGCTTTTGATTTGGTGGTCCATGAGCTAGCATCTGTTTCCTTTGGTTGCTTTGTCACTCCACAGCAAACCCACATGTCTCTTCCACAGCTGTCAACAGCTTCTCGTAAAGCTTCTCGTATGACTCATAAGGCGGTATGTCAATCCGGTTAAAGCTAGAGGTAAAATAGCAACACGTTGCAGCACACAAATCTAACACATTTATTGGAAACAagtcaaataaacaaacaacaaaacacaagcaaacCCTAGATCAGCTACATATAGGCAGAATTTGTAAAACCCATGTCAAAGAAAGCCTCGACCCCATCTATGGCTGAAAGAGACAAGATCAAAGAAACTATTTCTGCAGCAGGAATGCTGCACTTACCAGGGCTGCATTTGGGAGGAGACAGGTGGCCGATGCAGGAGACTTGCAAATAAAGCAAGCCATCAGGCAGgcctcctccctgctctgcctgcatATAATCTGTGCCTCTGCTGAAATGATTTCCTGTCCCTGATAGTGAGATTTCTGTATGAGAGCTTAGTTCTGTGCTTATACTGTACCAATAGCACACACATCCTACATTTTACATCTGAAAACTATTCTTTGTAATCCTAAACATGTGGAACTACGCATCTCACTATTGCAGCTAATCAACCTTGGgataaacaaaacccacagatATTACAGAAAACGTAAATCAAGCTAGAACAGAAGTCAATTATTTTGCTGGCTGCGGAGTGCAGATATTTCCAAGCTAGCAGAACACACTTGGATTCATCTAGACACATCACGTGGATTAATCCACAGCCAGGACCGACAGAGATGACTACTTTAAACCAAGACAACAAGAAAGCAAGTACTGACAAAAAGTGTTTTCATCTTACCAAGTGTGGGCTTTTGGAAGGTTGTCTGTGTTTGCATCTATTAAATGGATGGTAAACAGTCTGGGGCCTGCAGCGCCTGTAGAACCTTACAAACAGACATTCTAGTTAATGCACTTCAAAAAAACCTCATTTGTGTACACGCATTTTGCTACTTACAAAAAGGAAAGTGAGAAAAATTACAGTTCCAGATGCAAGTACAAGTATGTTATATGACTAAATCTATAGGTCAGATCTGCAGCTAGTGAAGAGACAACAGAAGTGATGGGGTTCTTAATGACAATAAACTTGCAGCCTTCTGTTTTGGAAGGCAGCTAAATTTCACATCAACAACGTTGCACTTTCAGAAATGAGGAGACTCAAGTGCAAGCAGACTTTCCGTGCAAAACAGAACTATGCATTTTAATTCTGAAGATCAGCTTACTGACAGCAAACAGTTGGAACGCTATCAGGAGAATCTCAACAGCCTAAAACACTGCCACCTTTCCTGGTGACAAATATTCCAATTTTCAGAAACTTACTTTAAAGTTTTTACTTTAAAGCATTGTTTGCTGTCAAACAATGAAGGAAACACACTTTTCACTTAAAAGAGTTGTTCAGCTCTATAATCATGTGCATGCTAGCTAACATCAGTCCAGAAAGTTGTAAGAGACTGATAAGCTAATATTGACAGCAGTCTAAGTGCTATATGATGACAGATTTTCCAGCTTGTTTCACTATCAGCAAAACAACTAAAGTGGTCACCGTCAGCTGCTGACAAACGTAAAACTGCTCTTGGGATCAAAAGTTTGTAAGTAATTGAGTTATCCAGTAACACGCTGATATTCTACAAGGGCCTAGTAAATACCAGACGATTTTTATCTTTCTCCCACCACACATTAACTCGGCCTCCACATCAGTCACCTTGTAAAGCCTTGAAACCTTGAAGTGGGACACGCGTTGAACCCGTCACAAACTGCAACAGCCTTGCCCTTCTTTCTTCATCAAATGTTTCGACTGCTTGCCAGAACCACTTCACAATATTGCTATCTGCCATGCAGTGCTTTAGACGTGTGTTTGACTTCCAGTCATTCAGGTCTATCTTATCCAGGCCTCCTATGATTAGCTGTTAAAGGATTAGGAAATGCTTTAACATTCAAAGCCGGTGCAGGTTTTCAGCTATAATAACATACATCAAGCTATTTCACAAAGGCCAGCATTCTTTACACACTTGAGCCACCTTTTTGGTACACAGTAACGCTCCAAAACAGTTTAGAACAGGAAGTAAATCTCTCCAGTTAACCTGCAACGAAACTGAGGCTGAGGATTACACTTACCAGAACTGACATTTTCACAGGAAACCAGACTTAAAGGCCCATTCAAGACCTGCTTTTAAAATCAATCCTACCTGGAAAGTACAGCCAATCTTTATGAGAGTGCAGCACAGACTTGGAAGAAGGCATGCCATCTGTTGAGCTACACACATCATCTCCCTGATTTGGGTTTGTCATAGAAGTGCTAATAACCAACTACGAGAAAATCCTGCTCAGTTTCTGGTAACATCCAAGCTGGTCTGGTGTTCCAGAACTGACCACAAACTACAAAAACTTTGCATATGTTTTCTGATGTCTTTTGTGAGATCCTCTGACAAAGACTGGATGTATTACTTCAATCTCTCTTCCAAATGAAACCAGGTTGCAAAATACCGTAAAAGGAAGTCACTGTTGGCCACGAATCTAGCCAGCCACCCTGGCAACAACAAATAAATGGCATACAGAAGACATCATCACTCAAAACAAAACGTGTGTCATATTCTAAGTTTCCCATAGTACCTCATATCgagaatcacatttctgagaGCTACCATTTAGCAGCTGTCTTTTTGTGCCACCAAGATAGCACCCACTTAGATTAATTTAGATTATTAGGGTACTTGTGACTATCCTAACTTAGAcctcactgaaatatttaatggaTTTTTAATCTGCCTTTTCAAACAGCTACTACAGGGAGTGCAGTAACTTTGTGATTAACTGGTATGCAAAAACCACCAGCATGAAGCTATTTCTTCCAGTACCCCAAAATGGTCCACATTCCACAAGACAccttctttattaaaaaacaacagatgGAAAAAGGCTATAATAAGAGTTATTTGAAGGAGTAGCATTCTATACCTCAGGATTACATGTGAAAATAACTCTGGTTCTTTTCTACACACTCTAACATTTGTCTTACCCACTGGAAACCATGCCCTGCATGCATACAGGAACAGCCACGTATTAAAACAGTTACTGAAGAAAACAAGTTCTGGGGTAGATAACAGGTTAGGTCTTGCCAACAATTCCTCAGCCTTTCAGTACTCCCTCTCTGCCCAGACCACCTGCTTTGAGCATTAGTCCTTGGTTACACAACACGAGGTGTTTGTCTTTCCCTTTTTAAGTAGCCTTCTCACTAATGCTAACCCAAAGAATGtctagaataaaacaaaaaacgtttagttaaataaatacacagcTTTTTGGTATGCAAGCTATAATTGCGCCGTTAGattcatttgttcatttttttaaaggtcaGTGTTTTGTCgatcttaaaaattaaaaaataatattccacGTGGATAATATATATACCTCAAGTTCCTTCTGGTCAAAAGGCTTGAGGAGATGTTGAGGAATAAGTTCATTAAAACCTTTCTGCAGAGCCAAGAACTGTGCCTCTATTCCTCTCATAAATCGCCAGTTTACATATAacctgggggaagaaaaaaaaagtcagggaTGACAAGCTAGATGGCATTGGGCTTTTTatagcagagctggaaaaagcTCATTTTACAGACCAACTAGCTTTAATAAACgcattttgttttatgaaagaAGTGCTTATTAGTTCCTTTTTCCATCAACAATTAATTATTGCACCATCAATAGAAAACACAAAGTACAATTCACAACCTTCATCTTTCCAGGTCTTACAATAGCACATTGTGTGAAAACACTCACGTAATTTATGACTCAGgtatttccctttaaaaaaccCATTCCATTAGTTTcactatataaaaaaaaaagcgttcACTACTTTCTTTCTACTACATttgcaggaaatatttttgttttgcaatacCTGACATAttctttcttgttctcttcTGTCACTGGAATATTCCTGCCATTTGGTTTGAGTTCATGCTGTAAAATCCGCCCAAAAGCATTGTGCTCCACACAAAAAGTGTGGTCCAGAACTGGGGTGATATCATTCTCTCTAGCAAATGAAAAAGGGAAGGTAAACTTAGCATTTTTGATACTTTGATAACTCTCTGTGCTGATGCTCACATATTTTTTATCTGAACGCTGAGACAGTCTTCAGGATAAACCTAGCAACTACCCATCTGCATTTCACACCACTAGAGCAGTACTGCCATGATCATCAGTTTTTGTGTAGCTTAATGCATGCTGAAAGAGCCTGACCAGGCATGTCATTGTCACTCTTCTAATTTTAGTGGTGCTCAGGATAACGAATAAATGATTAAATCCTATACATGCACACATGTGCACAGTAATAAACCAATTTGCTGCCGTGTGTTGGTGTGAAGCACAGAAGAGGTTGCATTCAATGAATGTGGACAACATACCAAtaacttaaaatataaaatttaaaccagcatttgtgaaaacagagacaaTACAAAGCAGTGCTGAGGAGTCCCAAAGCTACAAATAATGatgaatttttttctgaactgtaaATGTAGAGAAGTTGAAATTAATTCcacttatttcctttttaatcaAAATTGGTGATTGAGCCACAGTTTCTTCTGAACAAAGATTGTACTTCCTCAGAACTCTGTTCTGAGTTTGGATTTTGGAACTGTAGCATTCTACCACACCCATGTAACACAATGAGTTAGAACCTAATTTGCTGCAAGGAGGGCTAACAAAGAGTTCTGTGTGAGACTCTCCCTCACTTATGTTGAGCTTTTTGACATAGAAACAGTTATTTGGTAATTTTGTACAGCTCTCCCCCCATGACAAGATCTTTGTGAGAGTTTTCCAAAAAGCACTCTCTCACTAGTGCCAGCACACCCTGCCCCATCTCCTCCACAGCAAGGCAACTGATAAATACAGTACTTACAAAATCCAGACTAAACTTTTGTGTAGTTCTGGGTCAACAGATTCCAGATCAGAGAGCTGAATGGGTTTCCCCAGAAGCTGTTTGTAAAAGGGAACTGTGAAACCCCCGTTAATATAGTGTCCATGGAACACAGCCAAACCCATTATCCGACcaacaaaatggaaataagaCAAATGGtcctgcagggagaggagagaaaaatcaggcagCAGAAGACATTACAACACTGACATCTTGTGGCTACAGAAGTGCAAGTTATCTGCAACCCTCTGGGCACAAGGAGCCACCATTTTTCCTCGTAACATAACCAGGAACAGAAGCATTTAATAATTAAACATCTCAAACAAGTGTCTGCGCATTACCTAATAAATTGGATGCAAGTCTTCTATACCTCACAAACAGCAAAATTCAGAGAAAGCAAATCCCCATGAAAGCACTGGAATCCAAAAATATATGACAATTCCAAGCAAATTAGTTCATTCTTTGCTTAACAACCAAAATGTTTGTGCTTACTCTTGAGGAAGCAGGGCATGTGCTTGTTTCATTCACGTGTCTTTTACATTACTCATATGCCTCAGTTTTCAAATTAGTTTAAGTTCTATCTCCCATTTATCTCCCCCATCTCACGCAGAAAATTAATCATGTCAGGAAAAAATCCCCCATGCTAGTATAGAATTGCTGCTCCTTTTATGTTCTGCATCAATACAAGTTCTCcaataagggaaaaaagagaaagcacagcAGCTTATTGCAAAAGGGCAAGCAAGACTTATGAGCCCCTACAGTCATGAAGTGAACACTGCTTGTAATGCAAGGACGTTTACACGACCATCTGCATGGAAAGCAATCAACATTTTTACCTACACATATCATATCAGAATCAATGTGCAGCCCCATCCAGTACCGAGGAGTCTCAAATGACAACCTAAAGAATTCAGATACTTCAGATCTCATAGGAGATCTCCTCTctcatgtttttttatttctgtacaaCCCCCTCTCTTCTGCGCTATGTCAATATAAGATTTGTTAACACATCCTTACCCCTCTTCACTGTCTGTTTACACTCTTGGTGTGAAAAGACAGCTGTAACGAAAGCCTGCAAGGGACGAACGATCTCTTAAAGCAGGTATGTTGCTCAGAAGTCAATACTTACAGGATTGATAGAAGAGTCTGGATTGATTTGCAGCATGTAAATATTATCTGTAGAGTACTGGAAGAGTCCATAATATGGATTCAACATTTCATGGCACAGTAAATACAAccattctctgaaaaaaaaaaaaaagtggtattttAGAAAGGAGAGCAACAATCAACTTAAGTTTGAGACAACACAGTTATTGTGAATCATCAACAGAGTTATCAGATACGAGTTTCTTATTTCTAATCAAATCATTTTGTACTGCCCTCCATTTGCAGACCAAAGAGGTATGCTTAGAAAGCTATCAAGTGACTTACTTCACTCACAGGCAGCCTGGTTTAGTTTGTAAGTACTGAAGGAATTAACATCAATTAGCATAGTTAGTAAGCGATTAGGCAATACCATCATATTCCTCACCTGAAAGAGGCATACTTAAACAAATCGAATCTGAACAATATCCATTTCAAagacaaacaaatatttttacagaatttGAATATCTGGAGGCTAAAGAGGCCTGACCCTCCACAACCTGAATAttgcaaagaaaaactgttGCTTAAAACCAGTTCACTCACTAgaggtctttttaaaaaagctgtttttctgcaaataCATGACTAGAGAATCTCTGCTTTCATCAAAAAATTCAGAAGGGGCAGAGACCAAACCCATTAAAAGAAGACAGGTCTGGTAAATTCTCCTCTCATCTCAGTAACATACAAGGACCAGAACTgaacaaaagctgtttttgaCCTCCCTGCTTCCCATGACAAACACTCCTTTCTTATTAAATTTGGTAGAGAACACCCATTGCAGGTGCAAAATATTCTGAGAGAACTATGAATTTTAATGCTTTGAAGTGAAGCAGTACTAATTTCAAAGAGTCTCTTCCAGCCAGTGAGCGATTATGAAAGACATCAGGGAAATACAGACATCAACAGTGAAGACCCTCAAGGTTGCCTCGTGTAAGGCAGCTCAGAACGTTCCAACTTCTTTCCTTTGTCCAGCCATAGGTTGCTGGGCAATGCAGCTTTTGTGGCTTTGAAAAATCCCTCAGTGAATTTATGTGATGCATCTCAGCCACTGCACAGATGAGCATTCTGGCATTGATGTTACAATCGACTCCAGAACTGCTGTGGCTTTTAAGGAATTACTATTTTTAACAGGCAGGCAAGTCTGACCTAAAACTTTAGCCTTTGTTTAGGATTAGTTCATCTTGACTACTGCTCCAACAGATCAGAACTCTCTTGAATACATCTTATAGATTAAAAAAGAAGCCCCATTGTCTTGGAATCCTTTCACCAAAAATAAGATGTGTAGTTAACAAAACTTGTACTCAGGTTTAGATTTTGCTTCAGAGTCTGTATGCTTCTTGACAGACCTTGCAATTTTAGCTGATCTCACTTTCACTGCTGAAACTGCATCATGTTGCTGAGACCAGCATTTTCTACAGCAAGATCAATAGCCTACCCTAAACGAGCCTCCTACAATCACCAGGTAATGGTGATGAAAACAGATTCTttatgaggaggaggagaaattgAAACAATTCAATCTAGTGTTAACTCCAGTAGCATTCCCAAATCCAAAGCATACCAAATCATTCAGTATGAGCCTTTGACAGCACGAGAGCTGCAGGACAACTGTTACTACTAATATACTATTAACAGATCATTTGAAAGGGAATATCAGCCATAGGTCACTTTAAGGACAATTTTACAGTTAAAAAGTGCCAGACAAACCCAAAATCTCACCTTGCTACTCCTCCATAATCCAGGCCTTCCTCTCCTCGAAATTTTACCATGAGCCTCTTTTTCAAGTCCTTTGGTCTCATCTTCATTATCTGACGGTAGGATTCCTGTACGTgtgtatagatatatataaatatataatttttcaaaaaacagattacacattttatttcctttttataattAAACTCTACTAAGAAGTATTAGTATAATAATATCTGGATTGTTACTCAgctacagaaaacattctgttaAAGGGCTAATCTAAAGCACATTCCAATGACAAATCTAATATTTGTCAGTATAAAGTCCACCGAATATTTAATTCCCTTTTGCTACACAAAGGTGCTTAGAAAGTAATCCAATCCAAGAACAGGAGAATTCCCAATCACAGTCACCTTTTACATGCCTAAATATACAAGTTATAACAGCAAGCCTACAGATGCCCTTCAACTGTTGccatttctaaatgaaaaagaacGCTCACATTTGTCCGTAAAACCCTTGTGAAGTGTATGCAATTTAGCTCTCCTTTTGTAAGGTGCAGGAGTTTTAGCAACTGAAATTTTGTATTGGCAAAAGAGTACAAAAGCAATCTGTACTCTGAATTTGTTCCTACCAACTCCCATGTCAAACCTCATTCCTTTAGTTTCTTATTTTATCAGAGCTCGAATAACTCATTTGATGCTATCAGATTCACCAATTCTCTGATTAAACAAACCTGATGTAATAAAAGATCCATTTTATTTATCTCTTGAACGACAAAAGCTGCTATTAGTAGTAAAGAGTCAAATACCTCAAATATTTCCTCTCTGGACACTTCAATGCGACAGTGACCAGCCTGCGGTTGCTGAAGAGAGAGCTCATGTCTAAGAACTTTCAATTTTTGTACCAAGTCTCTTTCATATCTCTGTGCAGGCAATTCCTCACCGTCTTCTAGTGACCCCTCATTTGGAgctggcagaggctgctggctgggctCTTTTAGCTGGCATTGATGgctttgaaagaaaagcaaaatatttattctagaAGCATAACAATAAGGAATCTGTAAAAGCAACAGTGGAGAGAACTCATCAAGCTCCTCTAGGAGTAACTTGGAGTAAAACGTATATTCAGGTGGGTAATGTCTATAACATCACTACCCAACATTCAGGGATATAAGGGATATAGACTTTTACAATAGTCAAGAGTTTCAGCAATTTCCAGctaaggtttttctttttttttcttttttttgctttttttttttaatggtaataCGCTGCAGAAGAAATTCTCTGTTACTATGGAGCAAGATCACTGAATGCTGACTGAACAGTAATTAAAGACTTCGTGGTATTTCTCCCATATGGAGACAACTTTCAAGAGTGTAACATGAAAAGAGATCTCTAACACAACAACAGCTTTATAAATGGAACCACCTAACAACTgctatgaacttttttttccagctccacCCAAAATAAGGCTGGGGATTACTGATGCAGTAAAAAGAATTGCATCTATGGTTattagaagagaaagaaatacttGTCCCAAATAGATGCAACTTCAAATATTCAACTATCCTTATCCATCAGGGTTTTATTTGGGTTGCagatcaattttttttctttgattgattggtttttgttgttttgtttgtgttttgttttgatccAGAGATTCCACAGCTGGCTTCAAGCACAGACAACTCAGATCCACAAAAAATTCTTAGCTCAGGCACAAGCACTGTCAGACTGCTTCCAGGGTCATGTCTGTAACAGTTCAGCTGCTTTTGTGTGATGCAGAGCTTGAACTTATTAAATCCTGCTAAACCCAGGCTGGCTGTGCACAGCACCAGGCAACCAGACTGCGGCTggctttatatttctgttgtctGGAGCTCAAGGAAGCACAAAGCCAGTTCAGGTCTAGCAGAGCTAGCACAGAGCTAGAAGAGCTGTCAGAGAGACATGAGCTGACTGCTGTGGAACTGTCTAGCAGAACCCCTACCCTGCACCCCAGAATTTCTAGAACTGCCGATTTGCTCCAGCAGAATGTGGTCCCACTTTGCCAAACTAGCTTAGAAGATAAGAATCGTGTCAAAATACGCAAGCCCTCCCTTAAACGTGACTgcaaatgataataaaaacatttttgaagagTCTTTCCATGAAGGTTAGCCAAAACCAATGCTGACAAACAATATTCAGACCGGCTAGACCCACATAGGAACCTACCTCCTTCCATCTGTTCCCCGATATCATTagtacatgtttttttttcagcccttcATGATTTACAGACTGCAGTTAAAattgtacaaaaataaatggtttaaGAATCCAAACTTGAGGTGAGTTATTTATCATACAAGGTTCTTACTTCATGATGTGATGTAGTCGTGGATCTGTGAATTGTGTGGTTCTGTTGTTATGATCTACAAAATATATTCTTCCTGAAACTGTACTTCTAACTTCCCAGCCTGGAGGCAAAGGTCCTAGTTCATCACAATTCACACTGTTAAGGTCTCTAAGGAGAAAAGTAAACAAAGTTAAAGCACTTCTGAAGTTGAGATGAAACCAATTACACTCAGGGGATGGGGCGGGGGAATGCATCTGGTGCTCAGTGATTCTAGCTGTGGAAGTCTTGGTAGGAAGGTGAGAATAGCTGTTTTAATGTTGCCTTTTTAGAATCCTCAGTCTAAGCAGTGCAACTCCTTATGTCTGTCCTTTTAAGTCTTTGAAAGTAAAAAAGCCATGCAGCTTAGAAGTAACTTCAATATGCAATGTAGTCATTCAGGTGATGACAGGGCTTCTCGGGGCTATAAAAGGAGgaagagtcttttttttccatagaaaaaaaaattaaagaaaaaatcctaTTAACACCAGGATGATCTATGTGCAGAAAACCCAACAATTAATCAAAGGTCTCCACACCAACCACTCAACACCAGGTCCCAAAGATCTCAACACCAAACGCCCAATAGGTTAAGAAGCCAAGACAGCCAAACACTAGGatcacttaaaaagaaaaaatcacccCCTTAATTAGCAAGGTTAGAATCCTAAGTATTTGACCAAGAAATCATCCAGAGTAAGGCTTTAGTGACATATTCACCCCTTTTATCCCAGATAGCTTTAAGGTATCTTTCTTTCTAAGTGCTGCTAAAGGTAGTCACTCACTTGTAGGTAGCACAGTAACATGTGAATTCAATGTATGGGATGTACTTagagaatttaaaatgtttaagaccCCTGACACCTAATACAGTAAAACCAAAGAATggcaagaaaaggaaagagaggaacTTGAAGATTATTGTTTAGACAGAAAAGCTGTTGTTAAGCAAAATATTCTCTAGACAGCTGACATGGATTCATCTATTACCCAGGGTTGAAGACATCACTCTGTAGATTTCCTTACCTAAATCTAACCACCCAGCATCAGCATAAGCAAGTAAACTGAGAGGCTTCAGCAAAGGTAGAAACACTTTGTACATCAAAGGCTTCATTACTGTCAGAGTGAGTATAAGCCAGCAGGGGGTACACAGGGAGACAGACAAGCCTTTGTTAGGCTCCTTAAAAGAAGATTATAGTTGTAACCATTTGTTTCAATCAGCTGTGCATCTGAAAGTACTTTAGAGATCTGATTACATCAAGTTTTAACCTACATCTGTGCTAAATGCCAAGGTTAGGGTTTTGCACTGTAACTAGTAAAGAAAAGCCACctttaactgaaataaaacaagcgACCTGTGACGCACAAGAAACCATTGTGTCCACTTATTTGCTGGTCCCAAAAATCTAAGATTTGTACAGAAAAGAAGCAATAACTTTTGTTAGGCATCACTGGAAGAAGAGACACGGCTTTGGGCACGCAAGCCTGCCGTGAGTGACACAAATGAGCACTGTCATTTCTTCTTCCAACTACACCAGCTAATCTAACATCagctattttctctctctctctaaaccTTATTTCTCATATCCTCCCATACGCTGTTATTATATCAATGCTTTTGCCTACACTGCTTTATATAATTTTTCTAATATCCTGTATCACGCTGGTGTATTatgcagccagcacagcagctgaagaGTTACAAACTTTGTGTTTTACCAGGAATCTGGTGTGCAGGTGGCCCAGTGAAACAGCCCAGACTCAGAGCCCCTCAAGGAAGAGAGCCAGACCTTAGTCACAAAGACCTGGATTAACTGCAGGTTAAGTTTTAAAGAGGCTTTACTAAATTAATCATGTGGAGGATTCAAATTTTCTAGCTGCAAATCATTGGTCTGAAGCACAAAAACCCCAACGCTATTTCAAGTTTCAAGATGAGAAGTGATCTCTGTTTCAATTATACAGGAGTGGGCACTATTGTATGAGAAGCTGCAAATTTAATACTCAGGAAGCAATGGCTTTAAGGCAGTGGTcacctttttctttaatgtacAGTTCAAACTGGTTTTGGACAAAGTTTGGGTTAGATTCAGAAAtt includes these proteins:
- the SMURF1 gene encoding E3 ubiquitin-protein ligase SMURF1 isoform X1, which translates into the protein MAGGRGASAAAAGLGEASAVPWGRSPNPKAPRNVLCAKNLAKKDFFRLPDPFAKIVVDGSGQCHSTDTVKNTLDPKWNQHYDLYVGKTDSITISVWNHKKIHKKQGAGFLGCVRLLSNAISRLKDTGYQRLDLCKLNPTDTDAVRGQIVVSLQTRDRIGTGGSVVDCRGLLENEGFPIFRTVYEDSGPGRPLSCFMEEPAPYTDTTGAAGGGNCRFVESPSQDQRLQAQRLRTPEVRGHVQTPQNRPHGHQSPDLPEGYEQRTTVQGQVYFLHTQTGVSTWHDPRIPRDLNSVNCDELGPLPPGWEVRSTVSGRIYFVDHNNRTTQFTDPRLHHIMNHQCQLKEPSQQPLPAPNEGSLEDGEELPAQRYERDLVQKLKVLRHELSLQQPQAGHCRIEVSREEIFEESYRQIMKMRPKDLKKRLMVKFRGEEGLDYGGVAREWLYLLCHEMLNPYYGLFQYSTDNIYMLQINPDSSINPDHLSYFHFVGRIMGLAVFHGHYINGGFTVPFYKQLLGKPIQLSDLESVDPELHKSLVWILENDITPVLDHTFCVEHNAFGRILQHELKPNGRNIPVTEENKKEYVRLYVNWRFMRGIEAQFLALQKGFNELIPQHLLKPFDQKELELIIGGLDKIDLNDWKSNTRLKHCMADSNIVKWFWQAVETFDEERRARLLQFVTGSTRVPLQGFKALQGSTGAAGPRLFTIHLIDANTDNLPKAHTCFNRIDIPPYESYEKLYEKLLTAVEETCGFAVE
- the SMURF1 gene encoding E3 ubiquitin-protein ligase SMURF1 isoform X6: MSNPGTRRNGSSIKIRLTVLCAKNLAKKDFFRLPDPFAKIVVDGSGQCHSTDTVKNTLDPKWNQHYDLYVGKTDSITISVWNHKKIHKKQGAGFLGCVRLLSNAISRLKDTGYQRLDLCKLNPTDTDAVRGQIVVSLQTRDRIGTGGSVVDCRGLLENEGFPIFRTVYEDSGPGRPLSCFMEEPAPYTDTTGAAGGGNCRFVESPSQDQRLQAQRLRTPEVRGHVQTPQNRPHGHQSPDLPEGYEQRTTVQGQVYFLHTQTGVSTWHDPRIPRDLNSVNCDELGPLPPGWEVRSTVSGRIYFVDHNNRTTQFTDPRLHHIMNHQCQLKEPSQQPLPAPNEGSLEDGEELPAQRYERDLVQKLKVLRHELSLQQPQAGHCRIEVSREEIFEESYRQIMKMRPKDLKKRLMVKFRGEEGLDYGGVAREWLYLLCHEMLNPYYGLFQYSTDNIYMLQINPDSSINPDHLSYFHFVGRIMGLAVFHGHYINGGFTVPFYKQLLGKPIQLSDLESVDPELHKSLVWILENDITPVLDHTFCVEHNAFGRILQHELKPNGRNIPVTEENKKEYVRLYVNWRFMRGIEAQFLALQKGFNELIPQHLLKPFDQKELELIIGGLDKIDLNDWKSNTRLKHCMADSNIVKWFWQAVETFDEERRARLLQFVTGSTRVPLQGFKALQGAAGPRLFTIHLIDANTDNLPKAHTCFNRIDIPPYESYEKLYEKLLTAVEETCGFAVE
- the SMURF1 gene encoding E3 ubiquitin-protein ligase SMURF1 isoform X2, with the translated sequence MAGGRGASAAAAGLGEASAVPWGRSPNPKAPRNVLCAKNLAKKDFFRLPDPFAKIVVDGSGQCHSTDTVKNTLDPKWNQHYDLYVGKTDSITISVWNHKKIHKKQGAGFLGCVRLLSNAISRLKDTGYQRLDLCKLNPTDTDAVRGQIVVSLQTRDRIGTGGSVVDCRGLLENEGFPIFRTVYEDSGPGRPLSCFMEEPAPYTDTTGAAGGGNCRFVESPSQDQRLQAQRLRTPEVRGHVQTPQNRPHGHQSPDLPEGYEQRTTVQGQVYFLHTQTGVSTWHDPRIPRDLNSVNCDELGPLPPGWEVRSTVSGRIYFVDHNNRTTQFTDPRLHHIMNHQCQLKEPSQQPLPAPNEGSLEDGEELPAQRYERDLVQKLKVLRHELSLQQPQAGHCRIEVSREEIFEESYRQIMKMRPKDLKKRLMVKFRGEEGLDYGGVAREWLYLLCHEMLNPYYGLFQYSTDNIYMLQINPDSSINPDHLSYFHFVGRIMGLAVFHGHYINGGFTVPFYKQLLGKPIQLSDLESVDPELHKSLVWILENDITPVLDHTFCVEHNAFGRILQHELKPNGRNIPVTEENKKEYVRLYVNWRFMRGIEAQFLALQKGFNELIPQHLLKPFDQKELELIIGGLDKIDLNDWKSNTRLKHCMADSNIVKWFWQAVETFDEERRARLLQFVTGSTRVPLQGFKALQGAAGPRLFTIHLIDANTDNLPKAHTCFNRIDIPPYESYEKLYEKLLTAVEETCGFAVE